A stretch of the Erinaceus europaeus chromosome 1, mEriEur2.1, whole genome shotgun sequence genome encodes the following:
- the LOC103116582 gene encoding olfactory receptor 6E1-like: protein MEIGNGTVVYEFILEGFPAVQHLGKVLFLVHLLAYLASIAGNAVIVTITCTDSRLHTPMYFFLSIFSFFECCFTSNVIPKLLVIFLSGRQTISFVACFIQAFVFVFLGAAGFFLLAVMSMDRYLAICKPLHYPTIMNLKTCFLLVFLCFALGFTLIIGLVVKVSQLSFCGPNLIPHFFCDIGPLIHLSCSDTRSTEMLAFALALCILLTSFSITITAYSHIVITIIHLPSAKERQKAFSTCSSHLIVLSLMYGSCVFIYVKPKQTSRLYSNREAALVNTVVTPLLNPVIYTLRNKQVHQVLRETMCRMKISR, encoded by the coding sequence ATGGAAATAGGAAATGGGACAGTTGTCTATGAATTCATCTTGGAGGGATTTCCGGCTGTCCAGCATCTGGGAAAGGTCCTCTTTCTGGTGCACCTGCTGGCATACCTGGCATCCATTGCAGGCAATGCTGTCATAGTCACCATCACCTGTACTGATTCCCGCCTCCACACACCAATGTACTTTTTCCTCAGTATTTTCTCCTTCTTTGAGTGTTGTTTCACAAGTAATGTTATCCCTAAGTTGCTTGTTATCTTTCTTTCTGGCAGGCAAACAATTTCCTTTGTAGCTTGTTTCATACAagcttttgtttttgtatttctgGGAGCAGCAGGTTTCTTCTTATTGGCAGTGATGTCTATGGATCGGTACTTGGCCATCTGCAAGCCCCTGCACTACCCAACTATCATGAACTTGAAGACTTGCTTCCTCCTGgtctttctttgctttgctttaggATTTACTCTCATCATTGGTCTAGTAGTGAAGGTTTCCCAGTTATCCTTCTGTGGGCCAAATCTCATCCCTCATTTCTTCTGTGATATTGGTCCCCTGATCCACCTCTCCTGTTCTGACACCAGATCTACTGAAATGCTGGCTTTTGCCCTTGCCTTATGCATCCTTCTGACATCCTTCAGCATAACCATCACTGCATACAGCCACATAGTAATCACAATCATTCATCTCCCTTCAgccaaggagagacagaaagcttTCTCCACCTGCTCATCTCATCTCATTGTCCtctctctgatgtatggcagctGTGTCTTTATCTATGTGAAACCAAAGCAAACTAGCAGGCTGTACTCCAACAGGGAGGCTGCCCTTGTGAACACAGTGGTGACCCCACTGCTCAACCCTGTCATCTACACTCTGAGGAACAAGCAGGTTCACCAGGTTCTTAGAGAAACAATGTGCAGAATGAAAATATCAAGATAG